Part of the Actinomycetota bacterium genome is shown below.
ACGTACACCCTCGAGGCGCTGATGCGGGACGGCAAGGCGCTCCAGATGGGGACGAGCCACAACATGGGCACGAACTTCTCGCGCGCCTTCGACATCACCTACACCGACGAGGCGGGAGAGGTCCGGCAGTGCCACACGACGTCCTGGGGGGTCTCCACGCGGGTCATCGGAGGCCTGGTGATGACCCACGGCGACGACCGGGGCCTACGGCTCCCTCCCCAGGTGGCTCCCGTCCAGGTGGTCGTCCTGGCCGTGAAGGAAGAGGCGATCGAGCAGGCGGCCAAGCTGGCGGACGCGGCCCGCGCCGCCGGTCTGCGCGTGAAGCTGGACGACCGCACCGACCAGTCGTTCGGACGGCGCGCGGTCGACTGGGAGATCAAGGGGGTTCCGGTGCGCATCGAGCTGGGACCGCGCGACATCGCGTCCGGACAGGCGACCGTCGTCCGCCGCGACCGCGACGCCAAGGAGCCCGTTCCCCTCGAGGGGCTGGACCGCCGCCTTCCCGGGATCGTCGACGAGGTGGGCGCGGCGCTCCGCGAGCAGGCGGTGGCGCTGCGCGACGAGATGACGCACGACGTCTCCTCGATCGACGAGATCGACGGGACCGGGTTCTTCCGGATCGCCTGGGACGCGATGGGCCGCGAGGAGGGCGAGACGAAGCTCGTCGAGCGCGCGTACACCGTCCGGTGTCTCGTGAACGCCCACGGGGAGCCCCCCGCCCCCGAGGACGACACCGGCCTGGTCGCCCTCGTCGCGAAGTCCTACTGAGCGGTGCGGGTCGGCGCCCTGCCTCGGGACACGCCCTCCCGCGAAGCCGCCGCCCGGATACTCGTCGACTCCTTCCGCG
Proteins encoded:
- the proS gene encoding proline--tRNA ligase, translating into MSKGALTPQGQDFPRWYQEVLAKAEMAENGPGRGTMIIRPWGYGIWERVQSRMDELIKETGHSNAYFPLFIPYSFLQREAEHVEGFSPELAIVTHGGGEELGEPLVVRPTSETVIGDAMSRWIQSYRDLPLLLNQWANVVRWELRPRLFLRTTEFLWQEGHTAHASWEDAQAETMRILNEVYFPVIDSTLAVPAIRGRKTDRERFAGAKVTYTLEALMRDGKALQMGTSHNMGTNFSRAFDITYTDEAGEVRQCHTTSWGVSTRVIGGLVMTHGDDRGLRLPPQVAPVQVVVLAVKEEAIEQAAKLADAARAAGLRVKLDDRTDQSFGRRAVDWEIKGVPVRIELGPRDIASGQATVVRRDRDAKEPVPLEGLDRRLPGIVDEVGAALREQAVALRDEMTHDVSSIDEIDGTGFFRIAWDAMGREEGETKLVERAYTVRCLVNAHGEPPAPEDDTGLVALVAKSY